One Castanea sativa cultivar Marrone di Chiusa Pesio chromosome 4, ASM4071231v1 DNA window includes the following coding sequences:
- the LOC142632331 gene encoding uncharacterized protein LOC142632331: MDDSVIGFSEEGARCLHHPHDDALVVSIQIDDYNTHRVLVDNGSSADILYYPAFQQMRIGREMLIPTDVPLVGFGGTRVYPPGAITLSVTVGDYPQQITKDVTFPVVDCSSAYNAILGRPTLNSWKAVTSTYHLMVKFPTEYGVGEVQGD, translated from the coding sequence ATGGACGACTCGGTGATCGGGTTCTCGGAAGAAGGCGCTCGATGCctccaccacccacatgacgacgcaCTTGTCGTAAGTATACAGATTGACGACTACAACACGCACAGGGTTTTGGTAGATAACGGTAGCTCCGCTGATATACTCTACTACCCAGCGTTTCAGCAAATGAGGATTGGGAGAGAAATGCTGATCCCAACTGACGTGCCActcgttggctttggaggtACAAGGGTATACCCACCAGGCGCGATCACCTTGTCCGTTACAGTTGGCGATTACCCCCAGCAAATCACCAAGGATGTTACATTCCCAGTAGTAGACTGCTCATCTGCTTACAATGCTATTTTGGGCCGCCCTACTCTCAATTCATGGAAGGCCGtgacctctacctaccacctaATGGTTAAGTTCCCGACTGAATACGGGGTAGGGGAGGTACAGGGTGATTAG